Proteins found in one Plasmodium malariae genome assembly, chromosome: 13 genomic segment:
- the PmUG01_13038600 gene encoding zinc finger protein, putative encodes MTQNLLKRVLNKPYMSKSLPIKGNKFDGKFVFSTFKNKYNCNINWGCSYFHRNVVRPFENYHPYIFFLKKQFVTNNKGENSHNNKNDNDITSLSECERNIEKKKIIINREEQNIVELQNTTKANVSQIDHHDKEKQNDPIVVPVNDDNHHLVNSEMIKLKGNEINNGHLSVEEGKTRKDKEYMVIMFTCKICEKKTAKKFSKQAYYNGVVIIRCPSCENLHLISDQLGWFQDGKTNIEKILQEKGEKVIKKFSYNNLLEIDDLLNAYK; translated from the coding sequence atgaCTCAAAATTTGCTAAAAAGAGTTTTAAATAAACCTTACATGAGTAAGAGTTTACCTATAAAGGGGAACAAATTTGATggaaaatttgtattttcaacttttaaaaataaatataattgtaaCATCAATTGGGgatgttcatattttcacAGAAATGTAGTAAGACCATTTGAAAATTACCatccttatatattttttttgaagaaacAATTCGTTACAAACAACAAGGGCGAAAATagtcataataataaaaacgatAATGATATAACATCATTATCAGAATGTGAAAGAaacatagaaaaaaaaaaaataataataaataggGAAGAACAAAACATAGTTGAGCTTCAAAACACAACAAAAGCTAATGTATCACAAATAGATCATCATgataaggaaaaacaaaacgaTCCAATTGTAGTACCTGTAAATGATGATAACCATCATCTTGTTAACTCTGAAATGATTAAGCTAAAaggaaatgaaataaataatggaCATTTATCTGTTGAAGAGGGAAAGACACGAAAAGATAAAGAATATATGGTTATAATGTTTACTTGTAAAATATGTGAAAAGAAAACagctaaaaaattttcaaagcAAGCTTATTATAATGGCGTTGTAATTATAAGGTGTCCTTCATGCGAAAACCTTCACTTGATATCAGACCAGTTGGGCTGGTTTCAAGATGGAAAAACGAACATAGAGAAAATTTTGCAAGAGAAGGGGGAAAAGGTTATTAAAAAGTTTTCCTACAATAACCTGCTAGAAATTGACGATTTGTTGAATGCTTACAAGTGA
- the PmUG01_13038700 gene encoding tetratricopeptide repeat family protein, putative, protein MDVFNLQNVDAEKIEEIKKEGNALFRNKQYKEALSVYRNVISLLCNGSFDLYKIKNVVKFFQEQCVNKINGIKSTEEMGKEANKDLSGVENVKSLFIKVCHNISLCYYFLEDFKRCIEYCSYINDIDKDHFKSYHTMGLCYEKIGDYKKCITYFDRCKAVLTEDKSNDNGSTSNKNEINRINEKLKMIVKLAENNKNDHTTNIDTLKGVLLDENSSEEKKIKMLYSICNHKFYILLKENIFKLLYDMLHRSSSTIRIEKTCLYVIYKLISKLETENSKIDKDKMENGKNTKICINKLDDLKFQYYYDVDFVKMLISFNEVFDITWIHNYINNKIKIIEKTLKFSKEDQHVYKSTIDMVVYIINIIKYVHVINNDTILKIINLYYLNSDNYEIASSGLNALIFLCKKKKSFIQRSIDKKKKKEKKTNGTQKNEANGSEPKKNKTNESEPENKEMDFLQILEKNHNININNTIVDLHFSHCSKYPVCVNSEIKKIIQNVISMYDNSSDDVEYALILLLTLLYDKNRPSEKDTEMNDLIYESVNTYFQTDEICVEWFICVKCLFLVDKNIVLNYLIGKTEYMFQILTFINNSIGRKSKKILSIYIDVLLLLLNISELRFMLNDYIDLYINILKTLNYDENFLKLLIGSFKLYMHNNDFKKEIGKNMDLFSYAKEMLKSFLLNYDMQLDDLNASGDNISPAKSYLTNDKREYPEERDKNNVATGERSSRARFVKEEVQENTVSKLKKSSYSNPVDSAIIIEKAEKSQKNCELVDNKKKGKGNYNIRYDEAMLKDLIEMLFYLSLHIEFKKQLLEEKNNYILFFLIKVGDDINKKKLDNTYKYMYCNTINNLILTRTDEKMRRRAINKTNLSNFDNEQIEALEQFYDKLPNAARPKTDPLYDYGDDETSNELISLLLYNEKYQKNFIEKDILSFASKCRYKNGTLINTIYNFINSNFFTTNIAESICDIISKFVKNTNNIGIVLVNNGLKTLLLASKHITNKKNCTLALSEIFIYTNPKLIHFYEAYDSLPLLIEQLNDDEELLVFKSLMAITNILTIDENIAIKAMQLHLWNKCFDILSSENDCLRSASLECICNLCSQSNVHQYVYEKYQKLVKKNEDNDKEINFVDIQILFAFSMEYENYKAVFASTGALGMLSSDLRLPFFLIRTKSCNLIFSSFEKTDDQNILLRILTFFNNVILCEQIPTDIVKKIKDIVREKNGLNEENSQIANLILQ, encoded by the coding sequence ATGGATGTATTTAATCTGCAAAATGTTGATGcagaaaaaattgaagaaattaaaaaggaagGAAACGCACTGTTCCgaaataaacaatataagGAAGCACTGAGTGTTTATCGCAATGTTATTTCACTTCTGTGTAATGGTTCTTTcgatttatataaaattaaaaacgtTGTGAAATTTTTTCAAGAGCAatgtgtaaataaaataaatgggATAAAATCAACTGAAGAAATGGGCAAAGAGGCAAACAAAGATTTATCAGGAGTAGAAAACGTTAAAagtctttttataaaagtttgtcataatatatcattatgctattattttttagaggATTTCAAACGGTGTATTGAGTATTGCTcttatattaatgatattGATAAGGATCATTTCAAAAGTTATCACACAATGGGCTTGTGTTATGAAAAGATAGGAgattacaaaaaatgtattaccTACTTTGATAGGTGTAAAGCGGTGCTTACAGAGGATAAATCGAATGATAATGGAAGCActagtaataaaaatgaaataaacagaattaatgaaaagttaaaaatgaTTGTTAAACTAGCAGagaataacaaaaatgatCATACAACCAACATAGACACGCTTAAAGGTGTCCTTCTTGATGAAAACAGTagtgaggaaaaaaaaattaaaatgttatatagtATTTGTAATCATAAGTTTTATATTCTTCtgaaggaaaatatatttaaattgttaTATGACATGTTGCATAGAAGTAGTAGTACCATACGCATAGAAAAAACTTGCTTGTACGTTATTTATAAACTAATTTCCAAACTTGAAACGGAAAACTCAAAAATAGATAAggataaaatggaaaatggtaaaaatacCAAAATTTGCATTAACAAGTTAGACGATTTGAAATTTCAATACTATTATGATGTagattttgtaaaaatgttaatatcatttaatgAAGTATTTGATATAACATggatacataattatataaataacaaaataaaaataattgaaaaaactttaaaattttcaaaggAGGATCAACATGTGTACAAATCAACCATTGACATGGTAgtgtacataataaatataataaaatatgtacatgtcataaataatgataccattttaaaaataattaatttatattatttgaatagTGATAACTACGAAATAGCGAGCAGTGGTCTAAATGCACTTATTTTcctttgcaaaaaaaaaaaaagctttaTTCAGAGAAgtattgataaaaaaaaaaaaaaggaaaaaaaaacaaatggaACACAAAAGAACGAAGCGAATGGAAGTGAAccaaaaaagaataaaacaaatgaaaGTGAACCGGAAAACAAGGAAATggattttttacaaatattggAAAAGAAtcataacataaatataaataacacaATTGTTGATTTGCACTTTTCTCACTGCTCCAAATATCCTGTTTGTGTTAAttcagaaataaaaaaaataattcaaaatgtAATTAGCATGTATGACAACTCATCTGATGATGTAGAATATGCATTAATTTTACTgcttacattattatatgataaaaacaGACCGAGTGAAAAGGATACTGAAATGAATGACTTAATATACGAAAgtgtaaatacatatttccAAACAGACGAAATATGTGTTGAATGGTTCATATGTGTCAAGTGCCTTTTTTTAgtagataaaaatattgttttaaattatttgataGGAAAAACAGAGTACATGTTTCAAATTTTAAcctttattaataattccaTTGGAaggaaaagcaaaaaaattttgtcaATTTATATTGATGTGTtacttcttttattaaatatatcgGAATTACGTTTCATGCTAAATGATTATattgatttatatataaacattcttaaaacattaaattatgatgaaaattttttaaaattgctCATAGGATCTTTTAAGTTATACATGCATAACAATGACTTTAAGAAAGaaattggaaaaaatatggatttattttcatatgcTAAGGAAATGCTAAAATcgtttcttttaaattatgatatGCAGTTGGATGACCTTAATGCAAGTGGTGATAATATTTCACCTGCAAAGAGTTATTTAACTAATGATAAAAGAGAATATCCTGAAGAGAGGGATAAAAACAATGTTGCTACTGGAGAAAGGAGCAGTCGAGCTCGTTTCGTTAAAGAGGAAGTGCAGGAAAACACTGTGAGTAAACTAAAAAAGTCTAGCTATAGTAACCCTGTTGATAgtgcaataataatagaaaaagcAGAAAAAAGCCAAAAAAATTGTGAACTTGTcgataacaaaaaaaaaggaaaaggaaattatAACATAAGATATGATGAAGCGATGCTTAAAGATTTGATAGAAATGTTGTTTTACTTAAGTTTACATATTGAATTTAAAAAGCAGCTATTGGaggagaaaaataattatattttattttttttaataaaagtaggagatgatataaataaaaagaaactagacaatacatataaatatatgtactgtaatacaataaataatttaatattaacaagAACAGATGAAAAAATGAGAAGAAGGGCAATTAATAAAACTAATTTGTCTAATTTTGATAATGAACAAATAGAAGCATTAGAACAGTTTTATGATAAGTTACCTAATGCAGCCAGACCGAAAACGGATCCATTATATGATTATGGAGATGATGAAACTAGTAATGAATTAATtagtttattattatacaatgAGAAATATCAAAAGAATTTTATTGAAAAggatattttatcttttgcATCAAAATGTAGGTATAAAAATGGAACGcttattaatactatttacaattttattaatagcaatttttttacaacaaATATTGCTGAATCTATTTGTgatattatttcaaaatttgtaaaaaatacaaataatatcgGTATAGTACTTGTTAATAATGGATTGAAGACCTTATTGTTAGCTTCAAAACAtattactaataaaaaaaattgtacttTAGCGTTAagtgaaatatttatttatacaaatccgaaattaattcatttttatgaagCATATGATTCTTTGCCCTTATTAATTGAACAACTAAATGATGATGAAGAATTATTAGTTTTTAAATCATTAATGGCTATTACCAATATTTTGACCATTGATGAAAATATAGCCATAAAAGCTATGCAACTTCATCTATGGAATAAATGTTTTGATATCTTATCATCCGAAAACGATTGCTTAAGATCTGCTAGTTTAGAGTGCATATGTAATTTATGTTCACAGTCAAATGTTCATCAATATGTGTACGAGAAATATCAAAAAttggttaaaaaaaatgaggatAATGACAAagaaattaattttgtaGATATACAAATACTTTTTGCCTTTTCTATggaatatgaaaattataaagccGTTTTTGCTTCTACAGGAGCCTTAGGTATGCTATCATCCGATCTAcgtttacctttttttttaattcgaACCAAAAGCTGcaatcttattttttcatccTTCGAAAAAACCGACgatcaaaatattttactacgtattttaacattttttaataatgtaatacTATGTGAACAAATACCTACCgatattgttaaaaaaataaaagacatCGTTCGGGAAAAAAATGGGTTGAATGAAGAAAACTCGCAAATTGCTAATTTAATTCTTCAGTAA